A window of Macaca mulatta isolate MMU2019108-1 chromosome 7, T2T-MMU8v2.0, whole genome shotgun sequence genomic DNA:
AGTTGAAAAATAACATAATACAAACATATATTAATAGCTATCAAGACCACCAGTGATCTGCAGAATACCTAGAGGCCTATCTACTTAGAAGGTTGAAACTTAGTAAAACTGTATTCAAGTCAGTGTTTTTATTCTTAGATTAACAATGACAGAATGAGATATCTTTGATTCCAACTTTATAAGGTGTGATGGGGAATTGAAAGGAGATATTGGGGAAGACTGGCAGTGTGTGCTGAGTTTGAGTTGGGAATGTGGCTCAAATTAGTCAATATTGATTAGGTTATTgttctagaaaattttaaatgtgtccTAAATTGTGGCATATTGAAAACAATATTAAGGAACAATGGTTCATTAGCCCTAAACACAATTTAATGAGTGCCATCGATGGGCTTAAGAAATAAGCAGGGATGGGGGATGGCGAGGCAAAATGaggtgaaagagaaaatggaaaatatgctTGAACATTGGAGAATGTGAAAAGGCCACCAAAGAAACTGCTTTAGGTATCACTCAGAAGTGCTCTTCCCATTGGCTACCTGCTCCTGATCACCCAAACACCAATTTTAGAGCACAGGAGCAGTAATACCCTTTATCTGCAATTTCACTTTCTGTAGTTACCCGAGGCAACCTTGGTccaaaaatatgtggaaaattccagaaataaacaattcatgtATTAAATCACAagctggctgggcactgtggcacacgcctataatcccagcactttgggaggccaaggcgggtggatcacctgaggtcaggagttcgagaccagcctggccaacatggtgaaaccccatctctgctaaaaatacaaaaattagctgggcatggtagcaggcgcctgtaatcccagctacttgggagactgaggcaggagaattgcttgaactcaggaggtggaggttgcagtgagctgagattgcaccactgcactccagcctaggcaacagagtgagactccatctcagaaaagaataaaataaatcacaagtCATCCCGAGTGATGAAATCTCATGATCTCTTGCTCTGTCCTGCCTgcgatgtgaatcatccctttgtcctgCTTATCCACACTGTATACTACCTGCCCCTTAGTCGCTTAGTAGCCACCTTGGTTGTCAGATTGAAAAACATAGTCGATaaagggttcagtactatctgaggtttcaggcatccactaggggtcttggaatgtatctcTTGCAGATAAGGGGATACTACTGTATTACATTTCAGCTTCCATAAAACTTTAGTAATTTGGATTAAGAACACAAACCTGATTTAGTAAAAAGTATCCATAAATATTCAGAGGTATAGTTTTGTTTCATCAAGTAAAAAGAGCAACTAATTCCAACTGTTGAAGTAGTAACAAGTAAAGGCTTCACCAGGCTTTCCTAGATGGTTAAGACATATTTTTAGGTCATCAGCACAAGATTATTGAATAACTTGTATGCTACAAACATGCTGCTTCCACTCATCAAAACAACCCAATAATCCTTACTATTCCAATTTGCTGAGAACCATGTCAGATGTTGCGTTCAAGAATGAAATGTTCCTCAAAACTGTTCTATCAAATGTAGTAGCTATTGGACATAAAACAAGTAATTTATTTCAGACTTGAGTTTTCATGAAGTATTTATCATCAACTTCAGTTTATTCCAACATTAATTTATGATAGGACAGTTATTAAGATTAGCCATTTCTCAGACTGTAACTTTGAAATAATAAGAAATGGACAATTAAGCTCACTAGTCAAAATCTTGATTGAAGTGGTGACACAATAGCTTACAAATGTCTTCAATAAACTGAGCTTTGAGGcagaacaaaaaaacagaaaaatctaaaaCCTCTCTATCCCAAGCACCAATAATGGAGGCTAAGCAATTATATCTACAAATCCGTAACGACAGGTCTCTCCTAATGAAAAGTCCTGAGATTTAAGCACTGTGACTTACAGAAGGCAGGTTGGCTTAATGAGgaaatttacttttaataaaaagacaatcagcaatattttattttgggcACTTAGCATTTCACAGATCCTCAATACGTTTTGAGGTAGGTCAAATATTAATAGTGTATTTTACAAACAAAACTCAAGCAGTTGTTTTGTTACTTGTCCCGAACCACAGGAGCAGTTCTATCATGGTCAGGAATAACACGGTCTATCTGATCTTTCAGATTAGTCTTTCATGTGTGAATTTAATGGTAATTACTCGCAAATATTCATGAAAAAACCAAAAGACTAGATATAGAAATTCTACTCTGGGATATTTTAAACTTCTTAAATTGATCCTATAATGAGTATATACTTGCTCTcgttacaaatatatatatagctgatCTTTACAATTACAAATGAGCACAGGAGTGACTGTGTTGCTTTTCTGCCTTTTGGGGTGAAGATAATCAGCAAGGAAGATAATCAGCAAGCTTTCCTCAGAGCACTAGGCAGCCTTTAACCGAAGGTGCTATGTTCGAGGCACCATTGAGTATGATTTGAGATCACAGGAGAGCAGGTATACTGATGGAACCAGGATTCAGAAAAGATGCCTGGATCCAAAAAGGGGAGGCTCTCTGCAAGTCGAAGACGAAGAGAAAAACAGTAACATCTCAAGCTGCTGATCCTGAGTATCATGCTACAGCATTACAACTACTTGTGAGAGGAGCTCCTACAAGAGCAGTAAACTTGTCCCAATAAAGTCTGTTAAGGTCTTACTAACTAGATAAGCCACAAGTAAAACTAAATTGGTATTTTACTAAAGTGACATCTACAGAAGCAAAtatctaaacatttttaataggAGTTTTACCTGTCATGTAAATTACTCTCATTGTCAAAAGCCTAATTCAATTAGCTTGTCATAATTCCtaaaataatttaccaaaatTCAGCTCATTTTGACATAGGTTCTTGAGCCAGTATTCCGAACTGTTTCATTATGAAGTTCCTTTTATTTAAACAATTGTAGAATATTAGTAATAATACAGGATCAAGAATAGttaacttgagcctaggagtaaggttgcagtgagctatgattgcagtACTGCACTAGAGCtgaggtgacacagcaagaccctatcttaaaaaaaaaaaaaaagagagagagaggttaacAACTGAGAAATTAGAAGGAAAATGCCATTATTGTGTTACATAAAAGAGTAAGGATATAGACACCTATGCTTCCATATACAACAAACAGCTCAATACCATTTGAGTCAAAGAACAAAGGGGGAAAAACAGGTAGCAGGGGGCATGGAATGCAGAGTACTGAAGCCTTTTACTCTAGTGTCTCCAAAATTGAGTGCGGAAGTAAAAagtttctacatttaaaaagttcATATAAATTACATGAATTGCAACtttcataaaaatcaaaatgaaaggtTCTGCATAGGACAAAAGATATGCCTAAGCAACATATCGTATTTGCACAAGGCCACTGAATGTCATGGATATTAGTAACAAATGAAAAGCTTAAGTCTATGGCAGATTGAACTAAGATTTCAGTTTGGTATTCTATAAGCCCGAGATTGTAAACTACTCATTATACAAAAGCTATGATGATTTACAGAGTTTTGTGTAGGAACTCTTGTGCTTCTGGTTGGCACATTATCTACTTTTTAAGTATGTGAAATTAATACAGACATTTGTGAGAGGTTGTGCAAAACTACTGTATTTACAAAAATGGCACAAAAGTGAATTCAACAGTCAATGCACATGCATACTTCATTCACATCTTCAACAACAAAAGGTATTCTAACTCTACAGAAATGAATTATTAGCTTCAATGGCAGCTGTTAAGCACTAGAGTCACATAAGTTACACCAGAATGGGCAAATATTGCCCAAGTAAAATTCTACTGTTAAAGCTGAAACAGGTTTAAGGCCATTCAAGTTCAAGCACAGAGATACAAATCTTTCAGAGCCCCATCTAGTTGTGTTTGAAATATGTGACCTTTCTTCTAACTTGTGGTCTTAAACTTCTGTTTTACAAAATCCAAAAGGTAAATACGGAAGAAATCAATACAATAGAGATTATATTAAATAAGAGTAACATACAAAGCTATAATTAAGATGAAGTAATGAAAgccaaaacattaaaattttaaaacttgcttgTTACTTGTTAGAACCAGTACTACACTAGGAGTTAggtaatatatacaatttttttcaaGTAGTTTACTTATGTTGCTCTAACATGTCCTCTTCACCAGTGCACTGTTAAACTAATCAAAAACTCTACACATGTATATTCTACAATAGCAGCACACACTACTGCTACCTGCAAAGCTGTCAGTCTCAAATGACTTAgtgaatgaaaggaaataaaaagtagataAGTAACATATTAAGGAGAAATAATGGGAATTAGCAGATTCATGCAGTTCAGCCTTTTAATCAGCCAGCCAGCTTGCTAGCAACAAGGGATGGTTTCCGTTGAGGAAGGTCCTGTGGAGTGGGAATGTGGTCACCAGTGACCTCCGTCTTATCTGGAGCTGCAGCAGGAAGTTGCTTGTTCTTCATTTTTGCTTTAGCCATGTTGTAATCCCcagaatcaaaatatttttgctataagtaaaaaacaaagaacaattcAGATTAGAGCTTAGCAATTACTGATTTAAGATGTCGATGCAACCCCATACTGTCAGTATAAGGTTggtctaaaaaaatttaaacaggaaTATTAATTAGACGAAATAGTCTCTGTACTGAGTTCCAGCATAAGGTCAACAGCTGAGAAGCCCCCCttcagaccaggcacagtggctcattcttgaaatcccaacactttgggaggccaaggcaggcgaaccacttgaggtcaggagttccaggccagcctggccaatatggaaaaaccccatttctactaaaaaaaaaaaaaacaaaaaaaaccccacaaaaattagctgggtgtggtggcgcacacctgtaattccagctactccagaggttgaggcatgagagtcacatgaacctgggaggtggaggctgcagtgagctgagattaccccactgtactccatccagcctcggcaacagagtgagactgtctcaaaaaaaaaaaaaaaaccaaaaccaaaaacaaacaaaaaaaagaacctcCCCCTTCAGGCTTTCTTAAACCATTCTGGTTCTAATAAAGAATGATCAAGACTAATATAATATTAAGCTATTTGGGAAGTCCCagactcagtgaaataaaaacctTTCATTTATTAATGGAACAACCAGGTTGAAACACttgcttaaattattttataaataaaacacataatttggctgggcatggtggctcatgcctgttatcccagcactttgggaggccaaggcgagtggatcacttgaggtcagaggtcaggagtttgaaaccagcccggccaacatggtgaaaccttgactctactaaaaatacaaaaattagtcagttgtggtggcatgtgccagtaatcccagctactccggaggctgagacatgagaatcgcttgaacccgccggggtgtggaggttgcagagagctgagattgtgccactgcactctagcctgggtgacagagcaagactgtctcaaaaacaaacttaCCCCCCCCATAATTACAGTTATTAAAACTATTACTTATAGTTTCTGGTATTCTGTCATTTAGAGCAAGTGTTTCTGCaagaatttaataatatttatttgaactAGAGCAGTTCAccaaaaattaaggtaaaaatataaatattagagtaatgaaagaaataaacTCACTAGAAATTACTACTTAAAATGTACATCCCTACTCCATACCTCCTCCATTTCTCACATAGAGACACGAAGTATGACTACTGCTTTTTTTAGTTGCCCTTTACCACTAACATGCAAATTGTGATGAGAGCTAAATATCAACCTTAATACAATGAATCTACTTGACTTCCAGAGTGAAAACATAAATCTGCCTGGGTTCTGACTAACACCTATCATGCTGAGCCCACCTTTACTGAGTGCCTGCTACACGTGAGGCACTATGTGAGAGCTAGAGTCAGATACAAAGATGGGACAACAGTCAAGTAAATCAACGATCACAATACTGCCTTAAGTACAAACGGTGCTATATGGTGCTCAAAGAAGGGGACTCTAATCTCAGTCTTGGGTTGGCCAAGGAAATAATCCAGGTATGAAACAAGGGCTTGGACAAAGggtgaaggggaaaaaaacataatatttatGGAATCTTATGCTAATATCTTCAGGGATATTTCATGTGATAAAACAAAATAGCTGGGAACTCACAGCTTAGTATAAGACTGTTGAGTGGCCTGAGGAAAGTCTCACTGGCTGCTTTCCTCCACTATTCTTTGATAAGCCAGACCTGGCCTATGGCCCAAAGGCCTAAGGATAGAAACTGCTTTAATATATTACTGTATATGTACCATACAGAACAGTAACAAGGAACCCTGGACCAGGCCTAGCTAAAGCTTTCTGCAGCTTCACTTCTGTATGTTTTAaaacaagcagacagaaaaaCCTCAGAATTTTGATGCACTGTATTATATTAAAAAGCTACTTCTGAATTTTGTAGCCTCTAGAGGAGAACAAAGCAGCCTGCCAAATTTCTTATTTCGTCAAGAGTACATACTGAGAAATTTAACACACATGTAAATTTTAGGCAGATTTCCCCCCAATGTAATAAACCCAGTTTCTAAAGTGAGTAATTTTACAGTAAGCAAAAGTTCATCACAAGGGATCTCATTTAACTGTAGATTAGGCTACTCTGTTTGGGGGAAAGGAATTAAATTTAGTGTGACTAGAGATAAAACTAAAATCAATGCTTGACAATTAGAATTGCCTAAAAAGGAAAAGTTTACTGCAAAAGGCAGCAAATAATCAAACAGAGATTCAGCAAAGACAATAATACAACAAAGATGTCAGAGAAAGAAGTTAATGCTTTAAGATAGAGAAGTGAACTAAATTAATGTTTCTCAAACTGGGATCCACAGATAACAATGATGATCATATCAGCTGtctttaaaaatctctaaatttCATGAGTTTGTAacgaaaacatttaaaaattatgatctAGATGACAATCTTATAAAAGCCTTCTCTCACCCAAATTTACAGGCCATACTTACATTGGCATTTACAACTACACTGACACTAAGTCATCACCTAAACTGATAATGTTCAACTTTAAAGCCATGTTTCTTACAACTGGATGCTCTCTTTTCTTGGGACTTCACAACCCctacaaatatgaaaaaacaaaacaaaaaacaaaaagaaataaaaagtgtaaaaatGGGCTACACAGCTTCTATTATCCCTCCCAGTTCTGATCATCTATGTAGTCATGCATACATGGTCATATTGTTAAAGCCTAATAATAACATTAACCTCATAATAACATTAATGAGTACAACACAGGAAGAGACCTATTATAATCATCATCATATCTAATCAAACCTTCCAAATTAAGAAGCTACTTAAAGATACTAAGGTAATTTGTCAAGTTTGCTAACTAGTGACAGAGGAAAATTAAAACCCAGAACCTGTGAtccagagttttaaaaaaatcaaaacttcatATAAAGAACTTATTCACTGACATTCTGTTATAATACAGAATCATTAAAGAGCTCACTTCTCAATTTCTATCTACTTATTTCTTGATTCAGTGGCATTTTCTTCATTCTCAACTATTTATATCTACAACACCAACTCCAAGATACAATGTATATGATATCTGACTTAAAGATacttaaaaagtaataaataattgaagctagagaaaaattaaaatgacaactGCCCAAATATTGGAAGAAAGCCTATTAGTCAAGGTTATGCTGGAGATGAGCAAAGAAAACACTTCCTAAACATTAATAATcaagtcaaaataatttaatagcCAAAGATTAATTTATCTCATAACTAAAAACACAGCTGTcattctactttttctatttatCCCATACATTATGATCTTTATGTTCTAAAATAACCACATAATACTCTATTTTACTGACTTCAACTTATTTAATAATTTCTCTGCTGTTGAATAGTGGGGTGCTGCTACTAATTATAGTTATAAGCTATAAGGAGGATCTTCCAAGTTGGAAGACTTTTTCCTTGTACTGAATTATACCCTTAGATTTAATAAGACATTATTGATTTGAAGAACATTTTTATAAACCTTAATCCATACCCCGTTCTGAAACgagtaataatttttaatgtttaaacacAACAAAGAGCGTATTAGTTTCATTCAACTTCAACCTTAGCAACaggtattattttaaacatttttgtaatttagtTATATAAATACTACGATGTAATTtgcatttcattgattttctataatgtataaacatttttctgtttattgtatTTCCTGTTAAAATCCTTTATCCAGGAGCACCTTAAGTGTTTTTCTTGTATACTTAAAAGTTcccttttgtatatttaaaagtttttgtatgtattttagatattaactaTCATTTTCGTAATAACTTCCCTACTTGATTATATATTTCATGGTACAGGAGTTTTACATCTTTATAAATTTggtgtaattatttcttgtcaTCCTACTATTTCAAAGCTCTGAATGTTATTCTTTTATGTAAGATTAAAAATACCATTCTATTTTTTGCCACCTTAAAACAATCCATATGTAACTAGagctaatacacacacacatgttttttAAGCAAGCAGCCAATACCAGTATATGAATGTATTTAAGGAGAAACATGATTTAGCATCTCATTCAACAATTCTCTTCCGTAAGTAATATTTCATCCTTCCCTGTATAGTAAATAATTTGAATATGCTTAAGCTGAAGATGGAACTAATTTTTTATGGCAAAGGAAGGGGTCACAGGACAATACTCTTAGGGAACAAACAGGTCAACATTATCTCAATCTCGTTATTGAGAAAAAAATGGTATCTACCTCACAAAAAACATGGcaagaatttgaaaataatatcttCAGTAATTTGAACTATGAAAACgaaaatgtttaaattgtatTAGAGTAAATCTGACTGTGAAACATATTACATAAAGGAGACAGCTGTGCTTTTATAAGTGATCATTTCATCCAAATAAGTATTTTAAGCTTTTGAATGTTGTGTGGGAATCATCTGCAAAAAAgatgtaaatttcaaaatatggACAGAAGGATAAACACCAGCTTCTGGATAGTGGTTGCTTTTGGAGAGATAAGGGAAAGGGCTCATATTTACATATAGGGCGGGTTTCAACTATATctacaacattttctttcttaagaaagataaaactgaaaccaacatggcaaaatataaacattaaatctGGGAAGGGGTACATGGGTTCTGTTATATCTGCACTATTTCTACATGCTTTAAAtagtttattattaaaaatgctaAAGAGTGGTACATTCTCATAATGCTTATTTATAAACTGCAAAATATTGGAAAAACCCATTacagatacatatacatacaagTACATACCTGATAAAGTACAACGCTATATGCACAGATATTCATTTCACAATCTGTCAGCATACTGAGTTCGTAGGGCTTAAGTATTTGGAAATTACCCATGAGAACTTACCCCTTTCTGCAAACGTTTCCTTAAGAAATCTGAACCTCCAGGCTTTTGTCCCAGATGAGGAtatcttgcttttaattttgcttCTTCTGCTTTCTCTGGACTAGTCACTTTATCTTCCATTtcctaaaataatttcaaataaattacttCTCTATTACAActcagttatttaaaataattca
This region includes:
- the ARPP19 gene encoding cAMP-regulated phosphoprotein 19, translated to MSAEVPEAASAEEQKEMEDKVTSPEKAEEAKLKARYPHLGQKPGGSDFLRKRLQKGQKYFDSGDYNMAKAKMKNKQLPAAAPDKTEVTGDHIPTPQDLPQRKPSLVASKLAG